From the Girardinichthys multiradiatus isolate DD_20200921_A chromosome 22, DD_fGirMul_XY1, whole genome shotgun sequence genome, one window contains:
- the si:ch211-125o16.4 gene encoding neuroblast differentiation-associated protein AHNAK — MSGVSKSASVSGNLDLDDSRKGLSITGNADDTIAAKSGLKVEDDIVAATINLGNLDKKDVQNILETLKPYRNNMKVLTKKDLSAGVDLDLFGLGLKDHTEGRLKKGLSLDASADPPALSFNGLSGQLNAKHGMGDAINLPTLNGDLPNLCLNKPTGNAGATVTMPSIGLPGSNIKANSDGSIKAPDVSASHPQVKMANASLTVDKPDLKTGNVQAPQFTMPDLNLPHIEAPKTEMDTSRDMDLPDLHLNGPKLDLNDPDIKLETPNASIEASSGKVKWPHSKLKSPKVKRPDADISVPNVKVPKTKFDSDLSGPDVDINLPKADIKGPEVDVKTPDLDIDSPSGKINWPHRKWKKPKFHGSKGSLDIDANVDTPDVDLSVPKVSGEVDAPNDDLNLPKADLNGPDLDVDVPSGKINWPHLKWNKPKLQLPKKDLGIDPNTPDLNLTAPKIEGDFNVPKAEVNLPKADLTAPEVHIQAPDLDAPSGKINWPHQKWKKPKLHGPKAEVDGSLNAPEVNLSAPKIDGKINSTDIDLSSPKADVEKPDIDIESPSGKIKTTTFKKPKWSISQPKIKGPDVDLDADVSVPDLSLAAPKIDGKINSPDIDLNLPKADVGKPDIDIESPSGKIKTTTFKKPKWSIFQPKIKGPDVDLDADVSVPDLSLAAPKIDGKINSPDIDLNLPKADVGKPDIDIESPSGKIKTTTFKKPKWSISQPKIKGPDVDLDADVSVPDLSLAAPKIDGKINSPDIDLNLPKADVGKPDIDIESPSGKIKTTTFKKPKWSISQPKIKGPDVDLDADVSVPDLSLAAPKIDCKINSPDIDLNLPKADVGKPDIDIESPSGKIKTTTFKKPKWSISQPKIKGPDVDLDADVSAPDLNLSAPKVSGEIDTPDVSLKAPKAELQRPKIDVNAPDVDVGNPSGKFKWFTLKKNKSVPKADINLDTNVKVPDVNLKGPKVNLNAPDVNVSAPKVSSGLDVDLDAKVSAPNLNFAPKIDGQISGSDVDLKAPRAEMEGPKMDVNAPEVDVESPSGKFNWFPLKKKKTGTLKGPNVKLETDVNVPEVNLKGPKVDLTTPDVNLSKPEIGAAIETPDLSISTPDIKAPDVELNGPHVALQPADAKIKLPKIKLPKPKGPKVKEPELDVNFRPPKLDTNLDLAKVNVDTPKVHLKDPEIETGLDVQDFDINLPKADLKGLDADAQMPELDATGGKLKQPKMKWPKFDISGAKVTEPNFDFDAKSPNLDLSLPDVDTKVPKADPTAPNVNLEGPHLSLPAPKIECGLSVPKVDGKKVEPDFDLSSPKTNLAFPDINIATEDLKGSGVGIYLETRDSKDGNPDLRNAELNLSGPKMKGTLSRPNIDTKLQKTELEAPNVTMKLPNLDINPPKANLETPDGQLKTPDLDVDAHLGDFKMPHFKVPALDLSSPNAEIPNVNAPGKAGIKAPEVKVGSLPADSSFSVPVELNPTKAEGPKVDIKAPDLDTNVENLKFPHIKLPKFSFSGSKLKSGEVNASTNAEDHDDVDSNHYETDVPLFKIHRLPTRTIDGIGEIPDVIGLSKRDHGENDFVLSKGVRLPISNTSSKIIGKIDIMERLKLAKEKTASASEMNERTDELKPATPGDDASAETGESSLERGGTFKIEQPESATSSADENQKMSLGLSNMLGLSIADPNAV, encoded by the exons AGTGGGGTAAGCAAGAGTGCAAGTGTTTCTGGAAACCTGGATTTGGATGACTCCAGGAAAGGACTCTCCATTACAGGGAATGCAGATGACACAATTGCTGCAAAAAGTGGCCTAAAAGTTG AGGATGATATTGTCGCAGCCACAATAAATCTAGGCAACCTTGACAAAAAGGATGTGCAGAATATCCTGGAGACCTTAAAGCCATATAGAAACAATATGAAGGTTCTGACGAAGAAGGACCTTAGTGCTGGTGTTGACCTTGACTTATTTGGACTGGGTCTCAAAGACCATACAGAG GGGCGCCTAAAGAAGGGTCTTTCACTGGATGCATCAGCTGACCCACCAGCTCTTTCCTTTAATGGCCTTAGTGGACAGCTAAATGCTAAACATGGGATGGGTGATGCAATAAATCTCCCCACTCTCAACGGGGACCTCCCCAATCTCTGTTTAAATAAGCCAACGGGTAATGCAGGTGCTACAGTGACAATGCCGTCCATAGGACTACCAGGATCaaatataaaagcaaattcAGATGGCTCTATTAAAGCTCCTGATGTCAGTGCGTCACATCCACAAGTCAAGATGGCAAACGCCTCTTTGACAGTTGATAAACCAGACTTGAAAACAGGCAATGTCCAGGCTCCACAGTTCACAATGCCAGACTTAAACCTGCCACATATTGAAGCaccaaaaacagaaatggaCACGTCTCGTGACATGGATCTTCCAGATTTGCATTTGAATGGGCCAAAACTGGATTTGAATGATCCAGATATAAAATTAGAAACCCCCAATGCCAGTATTGAGGCATCCTCAGGCAAAGTCAAATGGCCACATTCCAAATTGAAAAGTCCAAAAGTTAAAAGGCCAGATGCTGACATATCAGTACCTAATGTCAAGGTTCCCAAAACAAAGTTTGATAGTGATTTAAGCGGGCCAGACGTCGATATTAACTTGCCCAAAGCAGACATCAAAGGCCCTGAGGTAGATGTTAAAACCCCTGATCTTGACATTGATTCCCCATCTGGTAAAATCAACTGGCCCCACAGGAAGTGGAAGAAACCAAAATTTCATGGCTCAAAGGGTAGTCTGGATATAGATGCAAATGTCGATACACCAGACGTTGACCTTTCTGTTCCAAAGGTGAGTGGGGAGGTTGATGCCccaaatgatgatttaaattTGCCAAAGGCAGATCTTAATGGCCCAGACCTTGATGTAGACGTTCCATCTGGTAAAATCAACTGGCCTCATTTGAAATGGAATAAGCCTAAACTTCAATTGCCAAAAAAAGACTTGGGCATAGATCCAAACACACCCGATTTAAATCTTACAGCTCCAAAGATTGAGGGTGATTTTAATGTTCCAAAAGCTGAAGTTAATCTACCCAAAGCTGACCTCACAGCTCCTGAAGTACACATTCAAGCCCCAGATCTTGATGCTCCCTCAGGAAAAATCAACTGGCCTCATCAGAAATGGAAAAAACCCAAACTTCATGGCCCAAAAGCTGAAGTGGATGGAAGTTTGAATGCACCAGAAGTTAATCTTTCAGCTCCAAAGATTGATGGTAAAATTAACTCAACAGATATTGATCTGAGTTCACCCAAAGCTGATGTTGAAAAACCAGACATAGACATTGAGTCTCCATCTGGAAAGATcaaaacaacaactttcaaaAAGCCAAAATGGTCAATCTCTCAACCGAAGATAAAAGGTCCGGATGTTGATTTAGATGCTGATGTTTCTGTCCCTGATCTCAGTCTCGCAGCTCCAAAGATTGACGGTAAAATTAACTCACCGGATATTGATCTGAATTTACCCAAAGCTGATGTTGGAAAACCAGACATAGACATTGAGTCTCCATCTGGAAAGATcaaaacaacaactttcaaaAAGCCAAAGTGGTCAATCTTTCAACCGAAGATAAAAGGTCCTGATGTTGATTTAGATGCTGATGTTTCTGTCCCTGATCTCAGTCTCGCAGCTCCAAAGATTGACGGTAAAATTAACTCACCGGATATTGATCTGAATTTACCCAAAGCTGATGTTGGAAAACCAGACATAGACATTGAGTCTCCATctggaaaaatcaaaacaacaactttcaaaAAGCCAAAGTGGTCAATCTCTCAACCGAAGATAAAAGGTCCTGATGTTGATTTAGATGCTGATGTTTCTGTCCCTGATCTCAGTCTCGCAGCTCCAAAGATTGACGGTAAAATTAACTCACCGGATATTGATCTGAATTTACCCAAAGCTGATGTTGGAAAACCAGACATAGACATTGAGTCTCCATCTGGAAAGATcaaaacaacaactttcaaaAAGCCAAAGTGGTCAATCTCTCAACCGAAGATAAAAGGTCCTGATGTTGATTTAGATGCTGATGTTTCTGTCCCTGATCTCAGTCTCGCAGCTCCAAAGATTGACTGTAAAATTAACTCACCGGATATTGATCTGAATTTACCCAAAGCTGATGTTGGAAAACCAGACATAGACATTGAGTCTCCATCTGGAAAGATcaaaacaacaactttcaaaAAGCCAAAGTGGTCAATCTCTCAACCGAAGATAAAAGGTCCTGATGTTGATTTAGATGCTGATGTTTCTGCCCCTGATCTCAATCTTTCAGCTCCAAAGGTGTCTGGTGAAATAGACACACCAGATGTCAGTCTGAAGGCACCCAAGGCAGAACTCCAAAGGCCCAAGATAGATGTTAATGCTCCAGATGTTGATGTTGGCAACCCATCTGGAAAATTCAAATggttcactttaaaaaaaaacaaatctgtaccAAAGGCTGACATTAACCTTGACACTAATGTCAAGGTACCAGATGTTAACCTCAAAGGGCCTAAGGTGAATTTGAATGCACCAGATGTTAATGTGTCTGCACCGAAAGTCAGTAGTGGTCTAGATGTTGACTTGGATGCCAAAGTTTCTGCACCTAATTTGAATTTTGCTCCAAAGATTGATGGTCAGATAAGCGGGTCAGATGTCGATCTAAAAGCACCCAGAGCAGAAATGGAGGGCCCCAAGATGGATGTTAATGCTCCAGAGGTTGATGTTGAAAGTCCCTCTGGAAAATTCAACtggtttcctttaaaaaaaaaaaaaactggcacACTGAAAGGACCAAACGTTAAGCTTGAAACTGATGTGAATGTCCCAGAAGTTAACCTTAAAGGACCCAAGGTAGATTTGACCACACCAGATGTTAATTTATCAAAGCCAGAAATTGGTGCTGCAATTGAGACTCCAGACCTCAGCATCAGCACACCTGATATCAAAGCACCAGATGTGGAACTTAATGGCCCACATGTTGCCCTACAACCAGCTGATGCAAAGATAAAGTTACCTAAAATTAAATTACCAAAACCCAAAGGTCCAAAGGTGAAAGAGCCAGAATTGGATGTGAATTTCAGACCACCAAAGCTGGATACCAATCTTGACTTGGCAAAAGTTAATGTTGATACACCGAAGGTACATCTGAAAGACCCAGAGATTGAAACTGGTCTTGATGTACAGGATTTTGACATCAATTTACCAAAAGCTGATCTCAAGGGCCTAGATGCAGATGCTCAAATGCCAGAGTTGGATGCCACGGGTGGAAAATTGAAGCAACCCAAAATGAAATGGCCAAAGTTTGACATCTCGGGAGCTAAAGTTACAGAACCTAATTTTGACTTTGATGCAAAAAGTCCAAATCTTGATCTGTCTCTTCCAGATGTGGATACAAAGGTACCCAAAGCAGATCCTACTGCACCTAATGTGAATCTAGAAGGACCACATTTAAGTCTTCCAGCTCCCAAAATTGAATGTGGTCTTAGTGTTCCAAAAGTTGATGGCAAAAAAGTTGAACCAGATTTTGATCTTTCATCCCCCAAAACTAACCTAGCATTTCCAGACATTAATATTGCAACTGAAGATCTTAAAGGCTCAGGCGTGGGAATTTACTTGGAAACAAGGGATTCAAAAGACGGCAATCCGGATCTAAGAAATGCAGAGCTCAACTTATCTGGACCAAAAATGAAGGGAACCCTATCCAGACCAAACATTGATACCAAGTTGCAAAAGACTGAACTGGAAGCCCCTAATGTCACAATGAAACTTCCAAATTTGGATATTAACCCACCAAAAGCAAACCTTGAAACACCTGATGGGCAGCTAAAAACACCAGATCTAGATGTAGATGCACACCTTGGAGACTTTAAAATGCCTCATTTCAAGGTTCCAGCACTTGATCTTTCAAGTCCTAATGCAGAAATTCCCAATGTTAATGCCCCAGGGAAGGCTGGAATTAAGGCACCTGAAGTTAAAGTTGGCAGTCTTCCAGCTGATTCAAGCTTTTCTGTTCCTGTGGAACTGAATCCAACAAAGGCAGAAGGACCCAAAGTTGACATTAAAGCTCCAGATCTAGATACTAATGTTGAGAACCTCAAGTTCCCACATATCAAGCTTCCGAAATTCAGCTTTTCAGGATCTAAATTAAAATCTGGAGAGGTCAATGCCAGTACAAATGCTGAAGATCATGATGATGTTGACTCTAACCATTATGAGACAGATGTTCCTTTATTCAAAATCCACAGACTGCCAACACGAACCATTGATGGCATTGGTGAAATTCCTGATGTAATTGGCTTATCAAAACGTGACCATGGGGAAAATGACTTTGTTTTAAGCAAAGGGGTCAGACTGCCAATAAGTAATACATCATCAAAAATAATTGGCAAGATTGACATTATGGAGAGATTGAAATTGGCAAAGGAAAAAACGGCCAGCGCCTCAGAAATGAATGAGAGAACTGATGAGCTGAAACCTGCCACTCCAGGTGACGATGCCTCTGCAGAAACAGGAGAGTCCTCACTAGAGAGAGGAGGTACTTTCAAGATAGAACAGCCAGAGTCTGCAACGAGTTCAGCAGATGAAAATCAAAAAATGTCCCTGGGCCTCTCTAATATGCTTGGTCTTAGCATTGCTGATCCAAATGCTGTCtga